One part of the Vicia villosa cultivar HV-30 ecotype Madison, WI linkage group LG6, Vvil1.0, whole genome shotgun sequence genome encodes these proteins:
- the LOC131611391 gene encoding F-box protein At5g51370-like → MDNILCDELLQEIFLKLPSSSSSSISLVSKRWLHLYRSSKLTLSLRFNNPHHHHHFFSFISLLNQHPSLSSLSLLLLSSSTTTTPTTTTTTTTTSLLLSAISSCSSSSKLLSLNFSPAPVPLSSIVSLSNSCTRLRSLSITLSKPIFLDWVLFFPCLKQLSIVFSYDDDHHDDHDDDACCSEEVNGLFDKELSLETICFEGIRRDEMGIGWIWKRCKSLKNLKLLSCQGIGSSYASFVHCLQGIQQIELKTCRTVVDEVLSEIARHCISLESLLVHDGGSRQSLLQFFSSCTSNYLRKLDFRLPMDLQNNHLFVMAMNFRGLSSLRLQSCCFVTGEGLKALGMAVSNGLEELALINCDVVEREKGLLATLGQHLRQLRKLDLSHNELLFDKDFISMLVSCIHLVDLKVRGCKGLTSVALVSMLRSCKRLENVDIMLCLGIQSDAIELFVKNCSSLTRLEVEGSKLSDAAKIWASDKFIEIV, encoded by the coding sequence ATGGATAATATCCTATGCGATGAACTCTTGCAAGAAATCTTCCTAAAACtcccatcttcttcttcctcttcaatcTCCCTTGTTTCAAAGCGATGGCTTCATCTCTACCGTTCATCTAAACTCACCCTTTCCCTTCGTTTCAACaaccctcatcatcatcatcacttttTCTCTTTCATCTCTCTCCTCAATCAACAcccttctctctcttctctctctctcctcctTCTTTCAtcttccaccaccaccaccccaacaacaacaacaacaacaacaacaacatcccttCTTCTCTCTGCTATTtcctcttgttcttcttcctccAAACTCCTCTCTCTCAATTTCTCGCCTGCTCCTGTTCCTCTCTCCTCCATCGTTTCTCTCTCAAACTCTTGTACCCGATTGAGGTCTCTTTCTATTACTCTTTCAAAACCTATTTTTCTCGATTGGGTTTTGTTTTTTCCTTGTTTAAAACAACTCTCAATTGTTTTCTCTTATGACGACGATCATCATGACGATCATGACGATGATGCCTGTTGTTCTGAGGAGGTGAATGGCCTTTTTGATAAGGAACTGAGTTTGGAAACTATTTGTTTCGAGGGTATCCGTAGAGATGAAATGGGAATTGGTTGGATTTGGAAGAGATGCAAAAGCCTTAAGAATCTGAAGCTTCTAAGTTGCCAAGGAATTGGTAGTTCTTACGCATCTTTTGTTCACTGTTTGCAGGGTATTCAACAAATTGAGCTTAAAACTTGTAGGACTGTGGTTGATGAAGTTCTCTCGGAAATTGCTAGACATTGTATCTCATTGGAATCACTTTTGGTTCATGATGGTGGTAGCAGACAGAGTTTGCTACAATTTTTTTCAAGTTGCACCTCTAATTATTTGCGTAAACTTGATTTTCGTTTGCCTATGGACCTTCAAAACAATCATCTTTTTGTTATGGCTATGAACTTCCGAGGCCTTTCGAGTCTTAGGCTTCAAAGTTGTTGTTTTGTTACTGGTGAAGGGCTAAAGGCTCTTGGTATGGCAGTGAGTAATGGTCTTGAAGAATTGGCACTCATAAACTGTGATGTGGTTGAAAGGGAGAAAGGATTGCTTGCAACTTTGGGTCAACATTTGAGGCAATTGAGGAAACTAGATTTGTCTCATAATGAACTGTTGTTTGATAAAGATTTCATTTCGATGTTGGTTTCTTGCATTCATTTGGTTGATTTGAAGGTGAGAGGCTGTAAAGGACTCACTAGTGTGGCTCTAGTTTCTATGCTTAGGAGCTGCAAGAGACTTGAAAATGTTGATATTATGCTCTGTTTGGGGATACAATCCGATGCTATTGAACTATTTGTGAAGAATTGTTCAAGTTTGACAAGATTGGAAGTTGAGGGTAGTAAGCTCTCTGATGCTGCAAAAATCTGGGCATCGGATAAATTTATTGAAATTGTGTAA
- the LOC131609060 gene encoding high affinity nitrate transporter 2.7-like isoform X1 has protein sequence MEKQHPMSHEKATEFRPFSVVTPHMRTFHLSWFNLFSCFFTTFSIPPLLPVIRHDLNLTAGDIGRAGSASFAGSILSRLLMGPICDLVGPRRASGILSLITAPIILLTSIASTPGEFILVRFLVGFSLANFVANQFWMSSMFDESVVGSANAFSAGWANTGSGVTQLVMPLIYSSLVTYLPSSTAWRVSFIVPAVFQTVTGVLVLAFGHEANKIPSEPKENTLKVIFGGLRDYRGWILGLLYGFSFGVEMTTDNIIAQYFYDRFGVNLETAGIIAACFGITNLFSRPMGGMVSDKMGKRFGMRGRLWGLWIVQTVAGLLCVMLGRLDSLWSSIVIMCCFSVFVQAASGLTFGVVPFVSKSSLGVISGMTGSGGTIGAVVTQMLLFSGDNLSKQTSISLMGLMMILCTLPVTLIYFPQWGGIFYAPSPHYDYGYDQENYTLLE, from the exons ATGGAAAAACAGCATCCCATGAGCCACGAGAAAGCAACCGAGTTTCGACCATTCTCGGTGGTAACACCTCATATGCGTACATTTCACCTATCATGGTTCAACCTCTTCTCCTGTTTCTTCACCACCTTCTCCATCCCTCCTCTCCTCCCAGTCATCCGCCACGACCTCAACCTCACAGCCGGTGACATAGGCAGAGCAGGTTCCGCTTCTTTCGCCGGCTCCATCCTCTCCCGCCTACTGATGGGCCCAATCTGCGACCTCGTGGGTCCCCGTAGAGCCTCGGGTATTCTTTCTCTCATAACCGCTCCCATCATCCTCCTCACCTCCATTGCCTCTACTCCTGGCGAATTCATCCTAGTTCGTTTCCTCGTAGGCTTCTCCCTCGCCAATTTCGTCGCAAATCAGTTCTGGATGAGCTCTATGTTTGACGAATCCGTTGTTGGGTCAGCCAACGCTTTCTCCGCTGGCTGGGCAAACACCGGTTCCGGCGTCACTCAACTTGTGATGCCTTTAATTTACTCCTCTCTCGTCACGTATCTTCCATCCTCCACCGCTTGGCGGGTATCATTTATAGTTCCCGCCGTTTTCCAAACGGTTACAGGTGTGTTAGTTTTAGCATTCGGCCATGAGGCAAACAAAATTCCATCAGAACCAAAGGAGAATACATTGAAAGTGATATTTGGTGGGTTAAGGGATTACAGAGGATGGATACTGGGGTTACTATATGGATTCTCGTTTGGGGTTGAAATGACAACGGATAACATAATAGCGCAATATTTTTATGACAGATTTGGGGTGAACCTAGAAACAGCAGGAATTATTGCAGCATGTTTTGGAATCACGAATTTGTTTTCAAGACCAATGGGAGGGATGGTTTCAGACAAAATGGGGAAGAGGTTTGGTATGAGAGGGAGATTGTGGGGTTTGTGGATTGTTCAAACGGTTGCGGGTTTGCTTTGTGTGATGCTTGGACGACTTGACTCCTTGTGGAGTTCTATTGTTATCATGTGTTGTTTCTCTGTTTTTGTTCAAGCTGCTTCTGGCCTCACGTTTGGTGTGGTTCCCTTTGTTTCTAAAAG TTCACTAGGGGTAATATCGGGAATGACAGGGAGTGGTGGAACAATAGGAGCCGTTGTAACTCAAATGCTGCTATTCTCAGGCGACAACTTATCAAAGCAAACAAGCAtatcactaatgggcttaatgATGATATTATGTACTCTTCCTGTTACCTTAATCTACTTCCCTCAATGGGGTGGCATCTTTTATGCTCCTTCTCCACATTATGATTATGGTTATGATCAAGAAAACTATACCTTGTTGGAGTAA
- the LOC131609060 gene encoding high affinity nitrate transporter 2.7-like isoform X2 has protein sequence MEKQHPMSHEKATEFRPFSVVTPHMRTFHLSWFNLFSCFFTTFSIPPLLPVIRHDLNLTAGDIGRAGSASFAGSILSRLLMGPICDLVGPRRASGILSLITAPIILLTSIASTPGEFILVRFLVGFSLANFVANQFWMSSMFDESVVGSANAFSAGWANTGSGVTQLVMPLIYSSLVTYLPSSTAWRVSFIVPAVFQTVTGVLVLAFGHEANKIPSEPKENTLKVIFGGLRDYRGWILGLLYGFSFGVEMTTDNIIAQYFYDRFGVNLETAGIIAACFGITNLFSRPMGGMVSDKMGKRFGMRGRLWGLWIVQTVAGLLCVMLGRLDSLWSSIVIMCCFSVFVQAASGLTFGVVPFVSKREWWNNRSRCNSNAAILRRQLIKANKHITNGLNDDIMYSSCYLNLLPSMGWHLLCSFSTL, from the exons ATGGAAAAACAGCATCCCATGAGCCACGAGAAAGCAACCGAGTTTCGACCATTCTCGGTGGTAACACCTCATATGCGTACATTTCACCTATCATGGTTCAACCTCTTCTCCTGTTTCTTCACCACCTTCTCCATCCCTCCTCTCCTCCCAGTCATCCGCCACGACCTCAACCTCACAGCCGGTGACATAGGCAGAGCAGGTTCCGCTTCTTTCGCCGGCTCCATCCTCTCCCGCCTACTGATGGGCCCAATCTGCGACCTCGTGGGTCCCCGTAGAGCCTCGGGTATTCTTTCTCTCATAACCGCTCCCATCATCCTCCTCACCTCCATTGCCTCTACTCCTGGCGAATTCATCCTAGTTCGTTTCCTCGTAGGCTTCTCCCTCGCCAATTTCGTCGCAAATCAGTTCTGGATGAGCTCTATGTTTGACGAATCCGTTGTTGGGTCAGCCAACGCTTTCTCCGCTGGCTGGGCAAACACCGGTTCCGGCGTCACTCAACTTGTGATGCCTTTAATTTACTCCTCTCTCGTCACGTATCTTCCATCCTCCACCGCTTGGCGGGTATCATTTATAGTTCCCGCCGTTTTCCAAACGGTTACAGGTGTGTTAGTTTTAGCATTCGGCCATGAGGCAAACAAAATTCCATCAGAACCAAAGGAGAATACATTGAAAGTGATATTTGGTGGGTTAAGGGATTACAGAGGATGGATACTGGGGTTACTATATGGATTCTCGTTTGGGGTTGAAATGACAACGGATAACATAATAGCGCAATATTTTTATGACAGATTTGGGGTGAACCTAGAAACAGCAGGAATTATTGCAGCATGTTTTGGAATCACGAATTTGTTTTCAAGACCAATGGGAGGGATGGTTTCAGACAAAATGGGGAAGAGGTTTGGTATGAGAGGGAGATTGTGGGGTTTGTGGATTGTTCAAACGGTTGCGGGTTTGCTTTGTGTGATGCTTGGACGACTTGACTCCTTGTGGAGTTCTATTGTTATCATGTGTTGTTTCTCTGTTTTTGTTCAAGCTGCTTCTGGCCTCACGTTTGGTGTGGTTCCCTTTGTTTCTAAAAG GGAGTGGTGGAACAATAGGAGCCGTTGTAACTCAAATGCTGCTATTCTCAGGCGACAACTTATCAAAGCAAACAAGCAtatcactaatgggcttaatgATGATATTATGTACTCTTCCTGTTACCTTAATCTACTTCCCTCAATGGGGTGGCATCTTTTATGCTCCTTCTCCACATTATGA